GATGGTGTTCTGGGACACACCGAGAAACTCGGAAATGGATTTGATTGTCATCTCGCCAAGGTAATGCATCATCATCACCGTCCGTTCACTCTCTGGCAGCTTTTGGAGCAGTTTCTTGACGACTTCACGCCGTGTTTCATCGGCATCGGCTTTCTGTTTTTCTGCTACGTATTGAGAATATGACACTTTGTCCACCTCATTAGCATCGGTAGTATCTAAGGATTCCATCGGTAAACGACTCTTTTTCAGATAGTCGCGACATAGGTTTGCCGCGATAACATAGAGCCAACCCGCAAATTGGTGATGGTTTTTCAATGTTCGGAGTTTTTTATACGCAGTGAGGAACGCGTCTTGCGTGATTTCTTGTGCGATGTGAAAATCACCAATCTTCCGCCACGCAAGTGTGTGAACCCCTTTCTGATATTTCTTGACCAAAGGACTGAATGCGTCCTGATCCCCTTGTAGTATACGTCGGATGAGTTCAACATCGGTGTGTGCCATTCTAAGTCTCCTCTGGAACTATTAACCTTTCATAGAAGGGACGGAACCTTGAGCGTTCGATAGTTGCGTTATTTTACCAAAAAGACAAATTTTAAACCTGTTTCCTGAATCTCATGTCCCGGTAACGCATAAGCAGTGGAATAGGATTTTAATTCGTTTGGACAGCAAATATATGTCTGAGTCGTCGGGATAGGATATCGTAGTGTCTGAACATCGCCGAAGGCGAGGTAAGCGATACCGAAGAGTAGTAAACAAACAAGGAATAGGTTAATCATCATAAAGCGCATCGTTTTCTCCTTTTAAGCGGAAGTTTGATTCGGTTCGCAAAAACAACTTGGTTGAAATTTGAGCATCCAATGATTAGGGTGACGACTCTTGGGTACCGAAAGGTTGCATTATTTTAGAAAATTGGGAAATAAACTTATTGTCTGAGTATTTCCCAAAACCCATCACATCCAATGATTAGGGTGACGACACTTGAGTACCAAAAGGTTGCATTATTTTGTAATTTTCTTTTATACTTCTTGAAATATATGTTATACTTTTGTATACATACTTTTGGCACATCTTGCCAGTCGAAACCTGCTATACAAAAGTTGGAACCACGACA
This genomic stretch from Candidatus Poribacteria bacterium harbors:
- a CDS encoding sigma-70 family RNA polymerase sigma factor, which codes for MAHTDVELIRRILQGDQDAFSPLVKKYQKGVHTLAWRKIGDFHIAQEITQDAFLTAYKKLRTLKNHHQFAGWLYVIAANLCRDYLKKSRLPMESLDTTDANEVDKVSYSQYVAEKQKADADETRREVVKKLLQKLPESERTVMMMHYLGEMTIKSISEFLGVSQNTIKSRLSRARNRLRQEEDVLQENLGSFQLPDNLTENIMQEVSRIAPVPPAASKPVAPLAVSAASAVLIFLLMGVGTQYLSRFQKP